The genomic window CGAAGGCTCCATCGTCAACCTGCAGGTGGAATATTTCATTCGTGCCAGTGGAGGCACCATCATCTCCACCATCGACGAGCTGCCGAAGGCGTTGAAGAAACTGCGGGCTCGGAAGTGAGCGGCAGCCTAATGTGGCGCGGGCTGAGCGAAGAGGCTGCCTTAAAACGTCCGCCTTTTAAGCGCCTATCCAGTCTCAAATGATCTGGAGGGGGCGATGAGTTACGAACTTTGGAAGATTTTTCCTAAGCGGTTTTTGGGAAAAGGGTTCGCAGCTTGGATGCGTATTAGTCCACCGGTTCAGCAGGTTATTGCAGAACTAGCTGTGCAACAAAATTTCAAATGTGCTCTCTGCGATCGGACAAAGCGTCTAGTGATCGAGCACGATCACGAACCGGAATATGGCGATGGTGGTAAAACAGATTACCATCTACAATATTCGAGGATTAGCCTGTCAGTCTTGTAATTGGCATCTCCGAAAATACGAGGCTGATGAAGCTGGTGAATGTTTTGGATGGGATCACGTCACGTCCTACATCACTCATTCTGAATATGAGAATTATATTTATAGATACCGTCGTCGCGTTCGTCCGCTAATTGAAGAAGCGGAAATAAGACGAATGGGAGTTAGGCAATACTGGCGAAAAAAGTTCTTTCTGGACAAGTTCGATGAGTGGAGAGAGTACGGCGGCCATTACCCATGGCGCTGGGGGTTCTCGGAAATCAAAGATAAAAAGTATGGGCGCATCCGAACTGCCAGGCAGTTCGTTCAGACATTCCGAGCCATCGTCGACTTCGCTGTAGCGGAGAAACGGAAGAATCCGGATTTCCAGTTGCCAGATGAATTCCTGGGATTGGTGGTGAAGGTCGATCGCCTAATTGGGGAAGTTCTGCTGGCGCGCAACGCGGCGGAACAAGCTTGAATATTTGATGTCAAACCATTGGTGTATATATAGTAATTCTACTATATATAAAACCTGACGCGAAGCGCGGAAGGAAGATGACAACGCCGAAGACATCAAAAATCACACGAAGCAGCGGAAATATTTTCGCTGATCTCGGGCTCGAAAACGCGCAGGCGCATCAGGCCAAGGCCCAGCTCGTTATGCTGATCAGTACGATGATCGAAAAGCTTGATCTCACGCAGGGGCAGGCGGCAACCCGCATGGGCTTGAAGCAGCCCGACGTATCAAAATTGCTGCGCGGAAAGTTCGAGGGCTTTTCTCTTGAACGGTTGCTGTACTTTGTCCGCGCGCTGGGATCCGACGTGGAGATCAAGATCAAGCCGAGCAAACTGAAGCATGAAGGCAAGCTTCTTGTGACGGCTTAGCGGCTCCACCCACACACAGCCCGCAGCCCTCTTTCTTTAAAGGCGCACCAGCCCCCGCCGCTCAGCTCCGGCCCGCAATCCTTTGTCGCGCAATCGTCCCGATGTGTTCACCGCTCGCGGTGCTTTCGTGAATCTCATAACCGGGATTGAGCACGCTCCGCGGGTCGGCGTCTTCGCGGTCGATCTCGTTGCGGCAATAGCCGTTGGTCTCCGCAAAGGCCCACAGTCTCTCTTCGTCGTCAAACACGTCACTGATGCGGCGCTTGTCCTGCACGGACCACAGATAGAAGTGCAGCGGTCCGGACTGGTTGTCCGGCTGCTTGTCTTTCATCGGCTCTTTCATGGGCTTCTCCCGCGCAACCTCGGGGTAATATTGCGGCGCCTCGCGCCGGTCGAACTGGCCGTAGTCGCGCACGATGCGCACGCGCCGCCGCCGCGCGCCTTCGGGTAAAGCCACGCGCGCCTCGAACGCTTGCGCGTGCTCCTTGGTGCGCCATGACATCAAGAGAATGACATCGCCCGGCGTCAGCACCGCCTCGAACACATCCCACGCGACGAGGCCCCCGGCGCCGGTCTCGAGCCCCAAGGCGGTCGCGATCTCGTTCGCGCTCGTCGCCTTCACCCATGCGGGCGGTCGTGAGGCGTCGATCAGCGTCACGGTGGTGGCGTCGCCCACTTGCGTCTCGTCGAAGCGCTGCTCCTGCACCCTGCAGCCTTGAGGCGGGCGCGTGTCGTCGGTGATCTCGCCGATGCGCAAATGATAATCGCTGAACACATCGGTGCGGCCCTTGCCTTGCACCGCGTGGTGGCGCGCATGCACGCGCCAGCGCACCAGGGCTTTTTCATCGCGCCAGCTTGAGACTGACAGCAGCCAGCCCTCGCGCGTCAGGCTGCGGTAGCGCACATTGTCGATGAAGCCGTCGATCTTTTCCACCTCCGGCCGCAGCATCTTGGCATAGCCGAGATAGGCGTCCATCCGGCCGGGCTTCGGGTGCACCTCGAACAGCACTGCGAACATTCGTCTCCTCCGGATCGTCTTTGCCGTGACGTGATCATGTGCCTTGATGCGATCATGACGCGGCCGCCCGGGATGCCATCGTGTCCCGCGCGTCTGTTGAGAACGATGAACCGCGCGGATGGTTCAGCCACAGTTACTTGCTCGCCTCGATCATCATGAAAAGCCCAAGCCTCGCGCCAACGGCCTTGATCAACGGGCGAGGCCAGACGG from Nitrobacteraceae bacterium AZCC 1564 includes these protein-coding regions:
- a CDS encoding hypothetical protein (product_source=Hypo-rule applied), whose translation is MSYELWKIFPKRFLGKGFAAWMRISPPVQQVIAELAVQQNFKCALCDRTKRLVIEHDHEPEYGDGGKTDYHLQYSRISLSVL
- a CDS encoding hypothetical protein (product_source=Hypo-rule applied; superfamily=56349), which translates into the protein MAMVVKQITIYNIRGLACQSCNWHLRKYEADEAGECFGWDHVTSYITHSEYENYIYRYRRRVRPLIEEAEIRRMGVRQYWRKKFFLDKFDEWREYGGHYPWRWGFSEIKDKKYGRIRTARQFVQTFRAIVDFAVAEKRKNPDFQLPDEFLGLVVKVDRLIGEVLLARNAAEQA
- a CDS encoding putative XRE-type DNA-binding protein (product_source=COG5606; cath_funfam=1.10.260.40; cog=COG5606; pfam=PF13744; smart=SM00530; superfamily=47413) → MTTPKTSKITRSSGNIFADLGLENAQAHQAKAQLVMLISTMIEKLDLTQGQAATRMGLKQPDVSKLLRGKFEGFSLERLLYFVRALGSDVEIKIKPSKLKHEGKLLVTA
- a CDS encoding heme-degrading monooxygenase HmoA (product_source=COG2329; cog=COG2329; pfam=PF03992; superfamily=54909), with the protein product MFAVLFEVHPKPGRMDAYLGYAKMLRPEVEKIDGFIDNVRYRSLTREGWLLSVSSWRDEKALVRWRVHARHHAVQGKGRTDVFSDYHLRIGEITDDTRPPQGCRVQEQRFDETQVGDATTVTLIDASRPPAWVKATSANEIATALGLETGAGGLVAWDVFEAVLTPGDVILLMSWRTKEHAQAFEARVALPEGARRRRVRIVRDYGQFDRREAPQYYPEVAREKPMKEPMKDKQPDNQSGPLHFYLWSVQDKRRISDVFDDEERLWAFAETNGYCRNEIDREDADPRSVLNPGYEIHESTASGEHIGTIARQRIAGRS